Proteins from a single region of Candidatus Neomarinimicrobiota bacterium:
- a CDS encoding PhzF family phenazine biosynthesis protein — translation MNTPFYIVDVFAREQFTGNQLAVFPDAGGLSTEEMQSLALEMNYSETTFITGDMENDGGYPVRIFTPREEVPFAGHPTLGTAFVIHEYVLPDRTHEITLNLKVGQIPVQVEQDPPLYRMTQQPPEFGDELDPESLAKVLNIDPGDIETRFPIQSVSTGLPFIIVPLKTLSAVKQSQIDHRHYPGLIRNSETKAILIFAPETLHQGNDLHARVFAEYYGVPEDPATGSANGCLAGYLAKYRYFRNPNIDIRVEQGHEIGRPSLLHLRTELTSEGIRVQVGGQVIPVARGETI, via the coding sequence ATGAATACCCCATTTTATATCGTGGATGTGTTCGCCAGAGAACAGTTCACCGGAAATCAGCTGGCAGTTTTTCCCGATGCAGGCGGGCTGTCCACGGAGGAGATGCAGAGTCTGGCGCTGGAGATGAACTATTCCGAGACCACATTTATTACCGGCGATATGGAGAACGATGGCGGCTACCCGGTACGGATTTTCACACCCCGGGAAGAAGTGCCGTTCGCCGGGCATCCGACTCTGGGTACTGCTTTTGTCATTCATGAGTACGTCCTACCTGATCGTACTCATGAAATAACCCTAAACCTGAAAGTGGGACAGATCCCGGTGCAGGTGGAACAGGATCCGCCGCTCTACCGGATGACCCAACAACCGCCGGAATTCGGCGACGAACTTGATCCGGAATCTCTGGCAAAAGTGTTAAATATTGATCCCGGGGATATCGAAACCCGGTTCCCCATCCAGTCGGTCTCCACGGGGTTACCGTTCATCATCGTCCCGTTGAAAACATTGAGCGCCGTTAAACAAAGCCAGATTGATCACCGCCACTATCCCGGTTTAATACGGAATTCAGAGACGAAAGCGATCCTCATCTTCGCACCGGAGACGCTCCACCAGGGCAACGATCTGCACGCCAGGGTCTTCGCCGAATATTACGGCGTCCCGGAAGATCCCGCCACCGGAAGCGCGAATGGTTGTCTGGCCGGGTACCTGGCCAAGTATCGTTATTTCCGGAATCCCAACATTGATATCCGGGTGGAGCAGGGGCACGAAATCGGCCGGCCGTCGCTGCTTCACCTCCGGACAGAGTTAACCAGTGAAGGCATCCGGGTGCAAGTTGGTGGACAGGTGATTCCGGTGGCACGGGGGGAAACGATTTAA
- a CDS encoding endonuclease: protein MSGYKNFVGIFLSFFLLQSLFAQPPNTTIAPELSSDELLQYVINHYTPTEYLGYDRGRDTLYSKIDILSGDSLRGVYSGFTMYIDPSMDPSKAAYDNGNGISAEHTWPQSMGAGDVPQRGDLHNLFPTKQSVNERRGNKPFAEIPDSETDVWYYKDSQTGVEPSVNHAAYSEVDYDKILMDSTYGVFEPREDHKGNAARAVFYFYAIYNSVAKDSFFTVQKETLFDWNYEDPVDQREYDRTHAIAQYQDDKPNPFVLDSTLARRIWFTTVTPEADTLIFADSFEDGTDSWHIYRAGGSYQWERNSDTAVDGVYSMYMNGYGDDGQSDDWLISPSFSLTDIAAPILRYDHYYDNAGPDLKILVSTEFDGTQFPDEIAWTVLNDNSPAESRRWEEQEIDLSDYVGEDQVTLAFHYTSTGTGDGEAALWRIDDVRITASYPRAPIPPLLITEVADPSDNSDAKFVELYNASENLIDFDTGSWKMYRQAGGNTFGTIYLSETVDPGGYYLIANDINGFENAYEISPDVGSIAVSGNGDDGYFLYYYFDQSDSVLVDAYGVIDEDGTGAPWDYTDGHASRVDSVDEPSASWIAEEWIIEKPATVADMTPGSPTTTTDHEIAGLPNRFTVSPAYPNPFNPATTVEFVLPERTTVHIGVYNLRGQNVYSQNLGRRPVGRHSANLHLANQPSGLYLIRISTPREYRMQKVMLLK from the coding sequence TTGTCCGGATATAAAAACTTTGTTGGAATATTCTTATCATTTTTTCTGCTCCAGTCATTGTTTGCCCAACCACCGAATACCACAATTGCCCCGGAATTAAGTAGCGATGAGTTGCTTCAATATGTAATTAATCATTACACGCCTACAGAATACCTGGGTTATGACCGTGGACGTGATACTCTGTACAGCAAGATAGATATTTTATCCGGCGATAGTCTCCGAGGCGTGTATTCCGGATTTACCATGTATATCGACCCGTCCATGGATCCAAGTAAAGCAGCATATGATAACGGAAACGGAATCAGCGCTGAGCATACCTGGCCACAAAGTATGGGTGCAGGTGATGTACCTCAGCGCGGTGATCTGCATAACCTATTCCCGACAAAGCAATCCGTAAATGAACGCAGGGGCAACAAGCCGTTCGCTGAAATCCCGGATAGTGAGACAGATGTGTGGTATTATAAAGACTCTCAAACGGGAGTAGAACCATCTGTAAACCATGCTGCCTATTCTGAAGTAGATTATGATAAAATTCTAATGGATTCCACATATGGAGTTTTTGAACCCCGCGAAGATCACAAGGGTAACGCTGCCCGGGCAGTATTCTACTTCTATGCCATCTATAACTCGGTTGCTAAGGATAGTTTTTTTACCGTCCAGAAGGAAACTTTGTTCGACTGGAATTATGAGGATCCGGTGGATCAACGGGAATACGACCGTACCCACGCCATCGCTCAATACCAGGACGACAAACCGAATCCGTTTGTGCTTGATTCCACCCTGGCGCGGCGCATTTGGTTCACCACCGTCACACCCGAGGCGGACACGCTCATATTTGCCGACAGCTTTGAAGATGGTACAGATTCCTGGCATATATACAGAGCCGGCGGTTCATATCAATGGGAACGAAATAGCGACACTGCGGTGGACGGCGTCTATTCCATGTACATGAACGGATACGGAGATGATGGTCAAAGTGACGACTGGCTGATTTCTCCGTCATTCTCTTTGACAGATATTGCCGCGCCAATCCTCCGTTACGATCACTATTACGATAATGCCGGGCCTGATCTCAAGATTCTCGTTTCCACAGAATTTGACGGCACCCAGTTCCCCGATGAAATCGCATGGACAGTGTTGAATGATAACTCCCCGGCGGAATCCCGGCGATGGGAGGAGCAGGAGATAGACCTGTCCGATTACGTCGGAGAAGACCAGGTAACGCTGGCGTTTCACTACACGTCAACCGGCACCGGGGATGGGGAGGCCGCACTCTGGCGGATCGATGATGTCAGGATTACGGCTTCTTATCCCCGCGCTCCGATACCGCCATTGCTCATTACCGAAGTGGCTGATCCATCGGATAATTCCGACGCCAAATTCGTGGAGCTGTATAACGCCTCGGAGAACCTCATTGATTTCGATACCGGCAGCTGGAAAATGTACCGGCAGGCTGGTGGGAATACATTTGGGACAATTTATCTCAGTGAGACGGTTGACCCCGGCGGCTACTACTTAATTGCAAATGATATCAACGGCTTTGAAAATGCCTATGAAATTTCCCCGGATGTCGGGAGTATCGCTGTAAGCGGCAACGGTGACGACGGTTATTTTCTTTACTATTATTTTGATCAGTCAGACAGCGTCCTTGTGGATGCGTACGGAGTAATAGACGAGGATGGTACCGGCGCTCCCTGGGATTACACCGATGGCCACGCCTCCCGGGTGGATTCGGTTGACGAGCCCTCCGCCTCATGGATCGCCGAGGAGTGGATTATCGAGAAGCCGGCGACGGTGGCGGATATGACCCCCGGTTCACCAACGACAACGACAGACCACGAAATTGCCGGACTCCCGAACCGGTTTACGGTCTCCCCGGCGTATCCGAATCCGTTTAATCCGGCGACAACCGTGGAGTTTGTGCTGCCAGAGCGGACAACTGTACACATCGGTGTCTACAATCTCCGGGGACAGAATGTCTATTCGCAGAATCTGGGCCGCCGTCCGGTCGGCCGGCATTCGGCTAACCTCCACCTGGCGAACCAACCCAGCGGATTATATCTCATACGAATTTCCACACCACGTGAGTATCGGATGCAAAAGGTGATGTTGTTGAAATAG
- a CDS encoding DUF72 domain-containing protein has protein sequence MDSDLRIGCSGWYYDDWIDRFYPGDMDKREWLSFYAERFPVVEVKSTFYHFQKKKTLRGWYERTPDDFRFILKANRQITHRQRFSETGDLIARFYGLAKYLGEKLGGILFQLPPSVEKDMGLLESIADQLSLRQTNFLEFRHASWFDKPVYEFLRDKNVGFCCVSVKGMPEDCIATTDTSYIRFHGKEEWYRYLYSEKELTAWADKIRRLEAETIYGFFNNDYQGNAIQNAGQLREILTE, from the coding sequence ATGGATTCCGATCTTCGAATCGGGTGCTCCGGGTGGTATTATGACGATTGGATCGACCGGTTTTATCCCGGTGATATGGACAAGCGGGAATGGCTGTCGTTTTACGCGGAACGGTTCCCGGTGGTGGAGGTCAAAAGTACTTTTTATCACTTCCAAAAGAAGAAAACGCTCCGGGGATGGTACGAGCGGACACCGGACGACTTTCGGTTTATCCTGAAGGCCAACCGGCAGATTACGCACCGGCAGCGATTCAGCGAGACCGGGGATTTAATTGCGCGTTTCTATGGACTGGCAAAATATTTAGGAGAAAAACTCGGTGGAATCCTGTTTCAGCTTCCGCCGTCGGTGGAGAAAGACATGGGTTTGCTGGAATCCATCGCCGACCAGCTGAGTTTAAGACAGACCAATTTTTTAGAATTCCGGCATGCCTCCTGGTTTGATAAGCCGGTGTACGAATTTCTCCGGGACAAGAACGTCGGATTTTGTTGCGTCTCGGTGAAGGGGATGCCTGAGGATTGCATTGCTACCACGGACACCTCGTATATCCGCTTCCACGGGAAAGAGGAGTGGTATCGGTACCTCTACTCGGAAAAGGAGCTCACAGCGTGGGCGGATAAAATCCGGAGACTGGAGGCGGAGACGATCTATGGCTTCTTCAACAACGATTACCAGGGAAATGCCATCCAAAACGCCGGACAGTTACGGGAAATATTAACGGAGTAA
- a CDS encoding Mut7-C RNAse domain-containing protein, with protein MPDFPGDQLQFTADLMLKRLAKYLRALGYDTLFDEGLADHELLAVSKEENRVLLTRDLELYEGTPAPYSFYVNSQYPNQQFRLIAQHYPLEFDESRFMERCLECNTVLNIIPRDDLTKRVPPRVYKRHDTFYHCPACHQIFWHGDHVKRLREKLTRLLEDAGG; from the coding sequence ATGCCGGACTTTCCGGGCGATCAGTTACAATTTACCGCCGATCTCATGCTCAAGCGTCTTGCAAAATACCTGCGCGCCCTCGGATATGATACGCTGTTTGATGAGGGCCTGGCAGACCACGAACTGCTGGCGGTTTCCAAAGAAGAAAACCGCGTCCTGCTCACCAGAGATTTAGAACTGTATGAGGGAACACCTGCGCCGTATTCGTTTTACGTGAATTCACAGTATCCCAATCAGCAGTTCAGACTAATCGCGCAGCACTATCCCCTGGAATTCGATGAGTCTCGTTTCATGGAGCGCTGCCTGGAGTGCAATACCGTTCTCAACATCATTCCCAGGGATGATTTGACAAAGCGGGTCCCGCCGCGCGTGTACAAGCGCCACGATACCTTTTACCACTGTCCCGCCTGCCACCAGATATTCTGGCACGGCGATCACGTGAAGAGACTCCGCGAAAAATTGACTAGGCTGCTGGAGGATGCCGGAGGGTAG
- a CDS encoding GNAT family N-acetyltransferase — protein sequence MQTKTQKTVPQHSVIRVIGTSDDLDIGILEQVGKEDFQDLIEVSESLADKFGDSARLNPGTIKKYFNYPQTYPFIARLNGRIIGYIIGVPLERFATDTWAQHDKNLGKKNTIYTYAFAVKKQFHKTGYAKMLKRIYYNWMRKREVEYISGHVVDGTTSRFNGEAEVIKTFDNWHGTGLTFEYYRRSIQTNGQAG from the coding sequence ATGCAGACGAAAACACAAAAGACCGTTCCGCAGCACTCTGTTATCCGGGTGATCGGTACCAGTGACGACCTGGATATCGGCATCCTGGAGCAGGTTGGAAAAGAGGACTTCCAGGACCTCATTGAAGTCTCAGAGAGCCTGGCAGATAAGTTCGGGGATTCTGCCCGCCTGAATCCGGGGACTATTAAAAAATATTTTAACTATCCGCAAACCTATCCATTTATTGCCCGGCTGAACGGGCGAATTATCGGATACATTATTGGAGTGCCGCTGGAGCGGTTCGCCACAGATACCTGGGCCCAGCACGATAAGAATCTTGGTAAGAAAAATACGATTTATACTTACGCTTTCGCCGTTAAAAAACAGTTCCACAAAACCGGCTACGCCAAAATGCTGAAACGCATCTATTACAACTGGATGCGCAAGCGGGAAGTGGAATACATCTCCGGCCATGTCGTGGACGGCACAACGAGTCGGTTTAACGGTGAAGCCGAAGTCATTAAAACCTTCGATAACTGGCACGGCACTGGTCTCACGTTCGAGTACTACCGACGGAGTATCCAAACGAATGGTCAGGCCGGCTGA
- a CDS encoding T9SS type A sorting domain-containing protein — MNYLSVIHWFKLVTIILFGFSSAFGQTTITLLDFETTGGYTTSITEFTDGDYDYFLRTDGSDITGESFSNIQGSYYFAAQDIDGENAPLPVNLTIDNVDITGYSSLQIKIYLAEDDDGTEQDWDGNDYVHIDYDLDNSGTYNSLLWIENEGDTTNAAPLIDTNFDGSGDGTEITDTFTQFTADISGIGSLLDIQITFNLDSGGEDIAIDNIEIVGSSSVKPEPTNHATSFTANASGYHQIDLSWNDNNGAQAADGFLIVGKTGSGSFYTPADGIDPDEDTDWSDGDFKVQVDQGAQSYNLNYVDDAIAYDFRIYPYTNYGADIDFKTDGTVPSANVTMHTAPNAWINEIHYDNVSTDTSEGVEAIIEYPGDYSLSDFSITFYNGGDQKADDSHALDTFTEGSSANNFVIYSKMISGIQNGAPDGLALSHDGNLIQFLSYEGTFTAADGVASGHTSIDIGVSEDGSRPATSSLQLVGDGTQYSDFIWDGPLPATFGYPNNDGNVDQSLPVSLVSFTAEVKNDEVILTWITESEIENQGFILERKETEPGTYLELDSFRDNPALQGAGSTAERHSYTYTDRDIKIDKTYWYRLTDVSFDGVKTVHDDWVLQVKVTRPDLNRIDLEPAYPNPFNAQTRLTYHLPKPTEVRFELYNPLGMKLATLLEENKTAGTHNLYVSLPEYPSGIYFVQMSAVRFRKTQKLLLLR, encoded by the coding sequence ATGAATTACTTATCAGTCATCCATTGGTTTAAACTAGTGACCATTATTTTGTTTGGCTTCAGCAGCGCATTTGGACAGACTACGATTACCTTACTGGATTTCGAAACGACAGGAGGTTACACAACCAGTATTACTGAATTTACTGATGGTGACTACGACTATTTTCTTAGGACAGACGGGAGTGATATTACCGGAGAATCCTTCTCAAATATCCAGGGTTCCTACTACTTCGCAGCACAGGATATCGATGGTGAGAATGCGCCTCTTCCAGTAAACTTGACTATCGATAACGTAGACATCACCGGATATTCAAGTTTACAAATAAAAATTTATCTTGCTGAAGATGATGATGGAACGGAACAAGATTGGGACGGCAACGATTACGTCCATATTGATTATGATCTTGATAATTCTGGAACGTATAATAGTCTTCTCTGGATAGAAAATGAAGGTGATACAACCAATGCCGCTCCTTTAATTGATACAAACTTTGACGGAAGCGGAGACGGGACTGAAATCACAGATACCTTCACTCAGTTTACCGCCGATATTTCAGGTATTGGCAGCCTTCTTGACATACAAATCACCTTCAATCTGGACAGTGGTGGTGAAGATATCGCCATCGATAATATTGAAATTGTCGGTTCATCTTCAGTAAAACCCGAACCTACAAACCACGCCACCTCCTTTACTGCCAACGCGTCAGGGTACCACCAGATCGATCTCTCCTGGAATGACAATAACGGCGCTCAAGCCGCAGACGGATTCCTTATCGTTGGAAAAACAGGCAGCGGTTCATTCTACACGCCTGCCGACGGTATCGATCCGGACGAAGATACCGACTGGAGTGACGGGGATTTTAAGGTGCAGGTGGATCAGGGTGCGCAAAGTTATAATTTAAACTATGTTGATGACGCAATCGCATACGACTTCCGAATTTATCCGTATACCAATTACGGTGCCGACATCGATTTCAAAACCGACGGAACCGTCCCGTCAGCAAATGTAACAATGCATACTGCCCCGAACGCGTGGATAAATGAAATTCACTACGACAATGTTAGTACGGATACAAGCGAAGGCGTTGAAGCCATTATTGAATATCCCGGTGATTATTCATTGTCTGATTTCTCCATCACCTTCTATAATGGGGGAGACCAAAAAGCGGATGACTCTCATGCCTTGGATACATTCACAGAAGGCAGTTCTGCCAATAATTTCGTCATTTATTCCAAAATGATTTCCGGTATACAAAACGGAGCGCCGGACGGGCTGGCCTTAAGCCATGACGGCAACCTGATTCAATTCCTCAGCTACGAAGGCACCTTTACCGCCGCAGACGGCGTCGCCAGCGGGCATACCTCCATCGATATCGGAGTAAGTGAAGACGGCTCAAGGCCTGCGACATCATCATTACAACTCGTCGGCGACGGCACCCAATACTCCGACTTCATCTGGGACGGCCCGCTCCCGGCGACATTCGGGTATCCGAATAATGACGGGAATGTGGATCAGTCGCTGCCGGTGTCACTCGTCTCATTCACAGCAGAGGTGAAAAACGATGAGGTCATACTGACCTGGATCACGGAGTCGGAAATAGAAAACCAGGGATTTATCCTGGAGCGAAAAGAGACCGAACCCGGCACGTATCTCGAACTGGACTCCTTCCGTGATAATCCGGCTCTCCAGGGCGCCGGTTCGACGGCGGAACGCCATTCGTATACCTATACAGACAGGGATATCAAAATCGATAAAACGTACTGGTACCGGTTGACGGATGTGTCGTTTGATGGAGTGAAAACGGTTCACGATGACTGGGTACTGCAGGTGAAGGTAACGCGGCCGGACCTCAACCGGATTGATCTGGAGCCCGCCTATCCGAACCCGTTTAATGCACAGACCCGGCTCACGTACCATCTCCCAAAACCGACTGAAGTACGGTTCGAGTTATACAATCCGCTGGGAATGAAACTCGCAACCTTGCTGGAGGAAAATAAAACGGCTGGCACTCACAACTTATACGTCAGCCTGCCGGAGTATCCCAGTGGAATTTACTTCGTACAGATGTCGGCGGTCCGTTTTCGAAAGACACAGAAACTGCTCCTGCTTAGATAA
- the arsC gene encoding arsenate reductase (glutaredoxin) (This arsenate reductase requires both glutathione and glutaredoxin to convert arsenate to arsenite, after which the efflux transporter formed by ArsA and ArsB can extrude the arsenite from the cell, providing resistance.), with protein MADYTIYHNPRCSKSREGLKILQEAGIEPEIIKYLDDPPSVNELREILEKLDMDAIDIVRRREQEYKDLNLKEKKDDEEALIRAMAEHPRLIQRPIVVSGDRAALGRPPENIKALF; from the coding sequence ATGGCTGACTATACGATTTATCATAATCCGCGCTGCAGCAAGAGCCGGGAGGGCCTGAAAATTCTGCAGGAGGCCGGTATTGAGCCCGAAATAATCAAATATCTCGACGATCCACCGTCGGTGAATGAGCTCCGGGAGATCCTGGAAAAACTGGACATGGATGCCATAGATATCGTCCGCCGCCGGGAACAGGAGTATAAGGATCTGAACCTGAAGGAGAAGAAGGACGATGAAGAGGCGCTGATCCGGGCTATGGCGGAGCATCCGCGGCTGATTCAGCGGCCGATTGTCGTTTCCGGAGATCGGGCTGCGCTCGGACGCCCGCCGGAGAATATTAAAGCGCTGTTCTGA